The Anopheles coluzzii chromosome 2, AcolN3, whole genome shotgun sequence genome window below encodes:
- the LOC120950687 gene encoding uncharacterized protein LOC120950687, translated as MVQTSSGFVGFFKNIYNDEYKWALVKSASLFIVGVRFAQECVGLELMPSVAH; from the exons ATGGTGCAGACATCTTCAGGATTCGTTGGATTCTTCAAAAACATATATAACGATGAATACAAATG GGCTCTGGTTAAAAGTGCATCACTGTTCATCGTGGGTGTGCGGTTTGCACAGGAATGTGTTGGTTTGGAATTGATGCCATCGGTGGCTCATTGA
- the LOC120950685 gene encoding N-acetylglucosamine-6-sulfatase-like isoform X2 — protein MYTFAYCSLVVVCFGSISADVNSDSGYNFLVIVTDDQDIMLNGMTPMAKTLEHIANEGMTFVNAFTTSPICCPSRSSILTGKYAHNHQTKNNSRSGGCYGRVWRETIEPATLPVWLSHAGYDTFFAGKYLNEYFSASIPPGWSQWFGLHGNSRYYNFTVTENGKVATYTNEYFTDYLDTKTVNFLKNLRADRHFFAMVTPPAPHAPFTPADRHKDLFPNVKAIQTPNFNISSSPLQKHWLLTMEPSTLPLKFLDEMDTIHRKRWQTLMAVDNMVENIVNILREKKLLEKTFIFYTSDNGFHLGQFSQAYDKRQPYETDIRVPLFVRGPTIKPKAVQESAVALLDIVPTILQLANLELPSFLDGQPLPLHSDADVLIERQLLVEYWGEGSLETYNPECPWAAQDRLQLCTVDAACHCQDAWNNTYNCVRHLATDLNFIYCEFKDNQNFVEAYDIANDLYQMKNIGFEILPSIRAKYSLAIQNLTACVGHTCHIIY, from the exons ATGTATACATTCGCGTACTGTTCATTGGTTGTTGTCTGTTTTGGTTCGATAAGTGCCGATGTAAATAGCGATTCAGGATACAACTTCTTAGTTATAGTTACTGATGACCAAGACATCATGCTGAATGGCATG ACCCCAATGGCCAAAACTCTTGAACACATCGCAAATGAAGGAATGACCTTTGTCAATGCA TTTACAACATCTCCGATTTGTTGCCCGTCACGAAGTTCAATTCTGACGGGAAAATATGCTCACAACCACCAAACAAAGAACAACTCTCGTTCCGGCGGCTGTTATGGACGTGTTTGGCGTGAAACGATTGAACCGGCGACTCTCCCCGTTTGGTTATCTCATGCTGGATATGACACATTTTTCGCTGGGAAGTATTTAAACGAGTATTTTTCAGCAAGTATTCCACCGGGATGGTCTCAGTGGTTTGGTTTACATGGGAATTCGCGATACTACAACTTTACCGTCACTGAAAATGGTAAAGTGGCCACTTATACCaatgaatattttactgattaCTTG GATACTAAAACGGTAAACTTCCTGAAGAACTTAAGAGCAGATCGGCATTTTTTTGCGATGGTAACACCTCCTGCTCCACATGCCCCATTCACACCTGCAGACAGGCACAAAGATCTTTTCCCCAATGTCAAAGCAATACAAACGCCGAATTTCAACATATCTTCCAGTCCATTAC AAAAACATTGGCTATTAACTATGGAACCTTCCACATTGCCATTAAAGTTCCTGGATGAGATGGACACGATTCACCGTAAGAGATGGCAAACACTGATGGCAGTTGATAATATGGTGGAGAACATTGTGAACATTTTACGTGAAAAGAAATTATTGGAAAAAACATTTATATTTTACACCTCCGACAATGGTTTTCATTTAG GGCAATTCTCCCAAGCCTATGATAAACGGCAACCCTATGAGACGGATATTAGGGTACCTTTATTCGTAAGAGGACCTACAATCAAACCGAAAGCAGTCCAAGAGTCAGCCGTTGCATTGCTAGACATCGTGCCCACGATCCTGCAGCTTGCCAATCTAGAACTGCCTTCCTTCTTAGATGGCCAACCATTGCCACTGCACAGTGATGCAGATGTGTTAATTGAAAGACAACTACTGGTAGAATACTGGGGAGAAGGATCCTTGGAAACGTATAACCCCGAATGCCCATGGGCAGCGCAAGACAGACTACAGTTGTGTACTGTTGATGCTGCGTGCCATTGCCAAGACGCCTGGAATAATACTTACAATTGCGTTCGTCATCTGGCTACTGATTTGAATTTCATTTACTGCGAATTCAAGGATAATCAG AATTTCGTTGAAGCTTATGATATTGCCAATGACCTGTATCAAATGAAGAACATCGGCTTCGAAATACTTCCCTCAATTAGAGCAAAGTACAGCCTAGCAATACAGAATCTCACTGCCTGTGTGGGTCATACATGTCATATTATTTACTGA
- the LOC120950685 gene encoding N-acetylglucosamine-6-sulfatase-like isoform X1 has protein sequence MYTFAYCSLVVVCFGSISADVNSDSGYNFLVIVTDDQDIMLNGMTPMAKTLEHIANEGMTFVNAFTTSPICCPSRSSILTGKYAHNHQTKNNSRSGGCYGRVWRETIEPATLPVWLSHAGYDTFFAGKYLNEYFSASIPPGWSQWFGLHGNSRYYNFTVTENGKVATYTNEYFTDYLDTKTVNFLKNLRADRHFFAMVTPPAPHAPFTPADRHKDLFPNVKAIQTPNFNISSSPLRNVDGSEKHWLLTMEPSTLPLKFLDEMDTIHRKRWQTLMAVDNMVENIVNILREKKLLEKTFIFYTSDNGFHLGQFSQAYDKRQPYETDIRVPLFVRGPTIKPKAVQESAVALLDIVPTILQLANLELPSFLDGQPLPLHSDADVLIERQLLVEYWGEGSLETYNPECPWAAQDRLQLCTVDAACHCQDAWNNTYNCVRHLATDLNFIYCEFKDNQNFVEAYDIANDLYQMKNIGFEILPSIRAKYSLAIQNLTACVGHTCHIIY, from the exons ATGTATACATTCGCGTACTGTTCATTGGTTGTTGTCTGTTTTGGTTCGATAAGTGCCGATGTAAATAGCGATTCAGGATACAACTTCTTAGTTATAGTTACTGATGACCAAGACATCATGCTGAATGGCATG ACCCCAATGGCCAAAACTCTTGAACACATCGCAAATGAAGGAATGACCTTTGTCAATGCA TTTACAACATCTCCGATTTGTTGCCCGTCACGAAGTTCAATTCTGACGGGAAAATATGCTCACAACCACCAAACAAAGAACAACTCTCGTTCCGGCGGCTGTTATGGACGTGTTTGGCGTGAAACGATTGAACCGGCGACTCTCCCCGTTTGGTTATCTCATGCTGGATATGACACATTTTTCGCTGGGAAGTATTTAAACGAGTATTTTTCAGCAAGTATTCCACCGGGATGGTCTCAGTGGTTTGGTTTACATGGGAATTCGCGATACTACAACTTTACCGTCACTGAAAATGGTAAAGTGGCCACTTATACCaatgaatattttactgattaCTTG GATACTAAAACGGTAAACTTCCTGAAGAACTTAAGAGCAGATCGGCATTTTTTTGCGATGGTAACACCTCCTGCTCCACATGCCCCATTCACACCTGCAGACAGGCACAAAGATCTTTTCCCCAATGTCAAAGCAATACAAACGCCGAATTTCAACATATCTTCCAGTCCATTACGTAATGTCGATGGTTCAG AAAAACATTGGCTATTAACTATGGAACCTTCCACATTGCCATTAAAGTTCCTGGATGAGATGGACACGATTCACCGTAAGAGATGGCAAACACTGATGGCAGTTGATAATATGGTGGAGAACATTGTGAACATTTTACGTGAAAAGAAATTATTGGAAAAAACATTTATATTTTACACCTCCGACAATGGTTTTCATTTAG GGCAATTCTCCCAAGCCTATGATAAACGGCAACCCTATGAGACGGATATTAGGGTACCTTTATTCGTAAGAGGACCTACAATCAAACCGAAAGCAGTCCAAGAGTCAGCCGTTGCATTGCTAGACATCGTGCCCACGATCCTGCAGCTTGCCAATCTAGAACTGCCTTCCTTCTTAGATGGCCAACCATTGCCACTGCACAGTGATGCAGATGTGTTAATTGAAAGACAACTACTGGTAGAATACTGGGGAGAAGGATCCTTGGAAACGTATAACCCCGAATGCCCATGGGCAGCGCAAGACAGACTACAGTTGTGTACTGTTGATGCTGCGTGCCATTGCCAAGACGCCTGGAATAATACTTACAATTGCGTTCGTCATCTGGCTACTGATTTGAATTTCATTTACTGCGAATTCAAGGATAATCAG AATTTCGTTGAAGCTTATGATATTGCCAATGACCTGTATCAAATGAAGAACATCGGCTTCGAAATACTTCCCTCAATTAGAGCAAAGTACAGCCTAGCAATACAGAATCTCACTGCCTGTGTGGGTCATACATGTCATATTATTTACTGA
- the LOC120950686 gene encoding iron-sulfur cluster co-chaperone protein HscB: MLRTHLKRGTEKWLHLTNLRCRSQSAAGKQCWKCSSSDINNTFFCASCGVLRESAEKEDYFELLKLKKDFNIDTLKLVQNYRHIQSMIHPDKFAQKSEHEKAIALEWSSLVNKAYKTLSKSIERGKYLLTLNGVTISEDNTSLDKEFLLAMMDLNESVEDAETADELKNIASNVSVNIEHLNLKLVQHFKANDLDGAKEAIIRLKYMNNIERTVKEKLLHLNLK; encoded by the exons ATGTTGCGGACTCATTTAAAACGTGGAACGGAAAAATGGTTGCACTTGACAAACCTTCGTTGCAGATCCCAGTCTGCTGCCGGAAAACAATGCTGGAAATGTAGCAGTTCAGATATTAACAAtacgtttttttgtgcttcgtGCGGTGTGTTACGCGAGTCGGCTGAAAAAGAA GACTACTTCGAACTATTGAAACTGAAGAAAGATTTCAACATAGACACTTTGAAACTCGTACAGAACTATCGCCATATCCAAAGTATGATACATCCAGACAAGTTTGCTCAGAAATCAGAGCATGAAAAGGCAATCGCATTAGAATGGAGCTCTTTAGTTAACAAAGCGTACAAAACACTTTCCAAGTCCATTGAGAGGGGCAAATATTTACTAACGCTTAATGGAGTAACTATATCTGAAGACAATACATCACTTGATAAAGAATTTCTCTTAGCAATGATGGATTTAAATGAATCAGTGGAGGATGCAGAAACTGCCGATGAACTAAAAAATATAGCTTCAAATGTATCTGTAAATATTGAACATCTGAATTTAAAGCTAGTCCAACACTTTAAAGCCAATGATTTGGATGGCGCTAAGGAAGCTATCATACGTTTAAAATATATGAACAACATTGAAAGGACCGTAAAAGAAAAGCTTTTACATCTTAATCTAAAGTAG